A region from the uncultured Bacteroides sp. genome encodes:
- a CDS encoding saccharopine dehydrogenase family protein yields the protein MKVQESLKMGRVLIIGAGGVGTVVAHKVAQNADTFTDIMIASRTKSKCDAIVKAIGNSKIKTAQVDADSIDELVALFTDFKPELVINVALPYQDLTIMEACLRAEVNYLDTANYEPKEEAHFEYSWQWAYHERFKKTGLTAILGCGFDPGVSGVYTAYAAKHHFDEIQYLDIVDCNAGDHHKAFATNFNPEINIREITQKGKYYENGEWVETGSLEIHQPITYPNIGPKESYLLYHEELESLVKNFPTIKRARFWMTFGEEYLTHLRVIQNIGMARIDEIDYNGQKIVPIQFLKAVLPNPQELGENYTGETSIGCRIRGIKDGKERTYYVYNNCSHEAAYKETGMQGVSYTTGVPAMIGAMMFFKGLWKCPGVNNVEDFNPDPFMEQLNKQGLPWHEVMGADLEL from the coding sequence ATTAAAGTTCAAGAATCACTAAAAATGGGTAGAGTTCTAATTATTGGTGCGGGTGGTGTAGGAACCGTCGTAGCACATAAAGTGGCACAGAATGCCGATACATTTACGGACATCATGATTGCCAGTCGCACAAAATCAAAATGCGACGCTATTGTTAAAGCAATAGGCAATTCAAAGATAAAAACCGCTCAGGTAGATGCCGACAGTATAGACGAACTGGTAGCATTATTCACTGATTTCAAACCTGAATTGGTTATCAACGTAGCGCTTCCTTATCAGGATCTCACTATTATGGAAGCTTGCCTCAGAGCCGAAGTGAATTATCTGGATACAGCCAACTACGAGCCGAAAGAGGAAGCTCACTTTGAATATAGCTGGCAATGGGCTTACCATGAACGTTTCAAAAAAACAGGTCTGACAGCCATCCTGGGTTGCGGGTTTGATCCGGGTGTAAGTGGAGTATATACCGCTTATGCAGCCAAACATCATTTTGACGAAATACAGTATCTGGATATTGTGGACTGCAATGCAGGCGATCATCACAAAGCATTTGCCACTAACTTTAATCCGGAAATAAATATCCGTGAGATCACTCAAAAAGGAAAATATTACGAGAACGGCGAATGGGTGGAAACCGGTTCGCTGGAAATTCACCAACCTATTACTTATCCTAATATCGGCCCCAAAGAGTCTTACCTGCTTTATCACGAAGAGCTGGAATCTTTGGTAAAGAATTTCCCGACTATCAAACGGGCACGTTTCTGGATGACCTTCGGAGAAGAATATCTGACTCACCTGCGTGTAATTCAGAATATCGGTATGGCACGCATCGATGAGATAGACTACAACGGACAGAAGATTGTTCCTATCCAGTTTCTGAAAGCTGTATTGCCCAATCCACAGGAACTCGGCGAAAACTATACGGGAGAGACCTCAATAGGTTGCCGCATACGTGGCATCAAAGACGGTAAAGAGCGCACCTACTACGTTTACAATAACTGTAGCCACGAGGCAGCGTATAAAGAAACAGGTATGCAGGGAGTGAGCTACACCACAGGCGTTCCGGCCATGATTGGTGCCATGATGTTCTTCAAAGGATTATGGAAATGCCCGGGAGTAAACAACGTTGAAGACTTCAATCCTGATCCTTTTATGGAACAGCTAAATAAACAAGGCCTGCCCTGGCACGAGGTGATGGGCGCTGATCTGGAACTATAA
- the bcp gene encoding thioredoxin-dependent thiol peroxidase: MNIGDKAPEVLGINENGEEIRLAAYKGKKVVLYFYPKDNTSGCTTQACNLRDNYSELRKAGYEVIGVSVDDEKSHQKFIEKNSLPFTLVADTDKKLVEQFGVWAEKKMYGRSYMGTLRTTFIISEEGIIERIIDSKEVNTKTHAEQIMGK; encoded by the coding sequence ATGAACATAGGAGATAAAGCCCCGGAAGTTCTGGGCATAAATGAAAATGGAGAAGAGATACGCTTGGCCGCTTACAAAGGGAAAAAGGTAGTGCTTTACTTCTACCCGAAAGATAATACTTCGGGCTGCACTACTCAGGCATGTAATCTCAGAGATAATTATTCGGAATTACGCAAAGCCGGATACGAGGTAATTGGCGTAAGCGTAGATGATGAGAAATCCCATCAGAAGTTCATTGAGAAGAACAGTCTGCCCTTTACACTGGTTGCGGATACAGATAAAAAGCTGGTAGAACAATTTGGAGTGTGGGCCGAGAAGAAAATGTACGGCCGTTCATATATGGGAACCCTGCGCACTACTTTCATTATTAGTGAAGAAGGAATCATCGAAAGAATTATAGATTCCAAAGAGGTGAATACCAAAACGCATGCAGAACAGATTATGGGCAAATAA
- the recA gene encoding recombinase RecA, with the protein MGKKDELNFESDNKNMASSEKLKALQVAMEKIEKSFGKGSIMKMGDNVVEQIEVIPSGSIALNAALGVGGYPRGRIIEIYGPESSGKTTLAIHAIAEAQKAGGIAAFIDAEHAFDRFYASKLGVDVDNLWISQPDNGEQALEIAEQLIRSSAIDIIVIDSVAALTPKAEIEGDMGENKVGLQARLMSQALRKLTGTVSKTRTTCIFINQLREKIGVMFGSPETTTGGNALKFYSTVRLDIRRASQLKDGDEVIGNQVRVKVVKNKVAPPFRKAEFDIMFGGGISRSGEIVDLGTDMGFVKKSGSWYSYNETKLGQGRDAAKQCISDNPELAEELEALISEGLKAKK; encoded by the coding sequence ATGGGCAAGAAAGACGAACTAAATTTTGAATCAGATAATAAGAATATGGCATCAAGCGAAAAATTAAAAGCCTTACAGGTAGCTATGGAAAAGATAGAAAAGAGCTTCGGCAAAGGTTCTATCATGAAAATGGGCGATAACGTAGTGGAACAAATTGAAGTAATTCCTTCAGGATCAATCGCTCTTAATGCCGCTCTTGGCGTAGGAGGTTATCCGAGAGGAAGAATCATAGAAATCTATGGGCCGGAATCATCCGGTAAAACAACTCTGGCCATTCATGCCATAGCAGAAGCACAAAAAGCAGGCGGCATTGCAGCATTTATCGATGCTGAGCATGCATTCGACCGCTTCTATGCATCCAAGCTGGGCGTAGATGTAGATAATCTTTGGATATCTCAGCCCGATAATGGTGAACAAGCTCTCGAAATAGCCGAACAGCTGATTCGTTCTTCGGCTATTGACATTATTGTGATTGACTCTGTAGCAGCTCTGACCCCTAAAGCTGAAATTGAAGGTGATATGGGCGAAAATAAAGTAGGATTACAAGCCCGCCTCATGTCTCAGGCTCTCAGAAAACTAACAGGTACCGTAAGCAAAACACGCACTACTTGCATTTTCATCAACCAGTTGCGCGAAAAAATCGGTGTGATGTTTGGTAGCCCTGAAACAACAACCGGTGGTAATGCACTTAAATTCTACTCAACTGTGCGTCTGGATATTCGCCGTGCTTCTCAATTGAAAGACGGAGATGAAGTAATAGGCAACCAGGTACGTGTTAAAGTTGTAAAGAACAAAGTGGCTCCCCCTTTCCGTAAAGCCGAATTCGACATTATGTTTGGTGGAGGAATCTCTCGTTCGGGAGAAATTGTGGACTTGGGCACGGACATGGGCTTCGTTAAAAAAAGTGGTTCGTGGTATAGCTATAACGAAACGAAACTAGGTCAGGGACGCGATGCGGCCAAACAGTGCATTTCAGACAATCCTGAACTGGCAGAAGAATTGGAAGCCCTCATTTCGGAAGGATTAAAAGCAAAAAAATAA
- a CDS encoding putative sulfate exporter family transporter: protein MMNAFFQSLKANNKVIYVSLLLVLTFFLLLDYIPSLSAYSSWLTPPVALFIGLVFALLCGQGHPKFNKKVSKYLLQYSVVGLGFGMNLQASLASGREGMKFTLISVAGTMLIGWFIGRKVLKVGRDTSYLISSGTAICGGSAIAAIGPVLRAKDSEMSVALGTIFILNSIALFTFPAIGHWLGMSQQEFGTWAAIAIHDTSSVVGAGAAYGEEALKIATTIKLTRALWIIPLAFVTSFIFKSKGQKINIPWFIFFFLLAMVMNTYVLNGVPQVGDAINHLARKGLTITLFFIGASLSRDVLKSVGIRPLIQGVLLWAVISLSTLAYIYWF from the coding sequence ATGATGAATGCGTTCTTTCAATCGCTCAAGGCGAACAATAAAGTGATCTATGTTTCATTGTTACTGGTGCTCACTTTCTTTCTACTGCTAGATTATATTCCTTCTTTATCTGCTTATTCTTCTTGGCTTACTCCTCCGGTGGCTTTGTTTATCGGACTGGTTTTTGCGTTACTTTGTGGGCAGGGACATCCCAAGTTCAATAAAAAAGTATCTAAATATCTATTGCAATATTCTGTTGTCGGTTTGGGCTTTGGAATGAATCTTCAGGCTTCGCTTGCTTCGGGTAGAGAAGGAATGAAGTTTACTCTTATTTCTGTGGCAGGCACCATGCTTATAGGTTGGTTTATCGGTCGTAAGGTACTAAAAGTAGGGAGAGACACCTCTTATCTGATAAGTTCCGGTACAGCCATTTGTGGAGGAAGCGCCATTGCGGCTATAGGGCCGGTGCTGCGTGCTAAAGACAGTGAAATGTCTGTGGCATTGGGTACGATTTTCATATTAAATTCTATTGCTCTTTTTACTTTTCCTGCTATTGGTCATTGGCTCGGTATGAGTCAGCAAGAATTTGGGACATGGGCCGCCATAGCCATTCACGATACCAGTTCTGTGGTGGGTGCCGGTGCTGCATACGGCGAAGAAGCCTTAAAAATAGCTACAACGATTAAGTTGACCCGTGCCCTCTGGATTATCCCTCTGGCTTTCGTCACTTCGTTCATCTTCAAAAGCAAAGGCCAGAAAATTAATATTCCGTGGTTCATTTTCTTCTTTTTGCTTGCTATGGTTATGAATACGTATGTGCTCAATGGCGTACCGCAAGTAGGTGATGCAATTAACCATCTGGCACGTAAAGGGCTTACCATCACCCTTTTCTTTATAGGTGCTTCTCTCTCCAGAGACGTGCTAAAATCAGTCGGTATCAGACCCCTTATTCAGGGTGTTTTGCTTTGGGCAGTCATTAGTCTTAGCACATTAGCTTATATTTATTGGTTCTAA
- a CDS encoding LysR family transcriptional regulator: protein MSDFRLKVFLSVAKNLSFTKASQELFISQPAITKHIQELEVAYQTRLFDRLGNKILLTASGQLLLDHSERILEDYKRLEYEMHLLHNECTGELRIGASTTIAQYVLPPLLASFIDKFPQVTLSLINGNSREIETALQEHRIDLGLVEGIFRLPNLKYIDFLEDELVAIVHPGNKLTLGDEILPEDLQHIPLVLRERGSGTLDVFEKALMQHNIKLSSLNVLLYLGSTESIKLFLTNSDCMGIVSVRSIGRELFAGLFRVIEIKGMPMMRSFCFTQLQGQEPESGLPQVFMQFAHHYSKKL, encoded by the coding sequence ATGTCTGATTTTCGTCTTAAAGTATTTCTTAGTGTAGCAAAGAACCTCAGTTTTACGAAGGCTTCGCAAGAACTTTTTATTAGCCAGCCGGCCATCACCAAACATATACAGGAGTTGGAAGTTGCTTATCAGACTCGCTTGTTCGACCGGCTGGGGAATAAGATTTTGTTGACTGCCTCCGGACAACTATTGCTAGATCATAGCGAACGCATTCTGGAAGATTATAAACGCTTGGAGTATGAGATGCACCTACTTCATAATGAGTGTACCGGAGAATTAAGGATTGGTGCGAGTACCACCATTGCCCAATATGTACTTCCGCCTCTGTTAGCCAGTTTTATAGATAAATTTCCACAAGTCACATTATCTCTTATCAATGGCAATTCCAGAGAGATAGAGACAGCTTTGCAAGAACATCGCATCGATCTGGGATTAGTGGAAGGCATTTTTCGTTTACCTAACTTGAAATATATCGATTTTCTGGAAGATGAACTGGTAGCCATTGTGCATCCGGGTAACAAGCTCACACTGGGCGATGAGATTTTACCTGAAGATTTGCAGCATATTCCTCTTGTGCTTCGTGAAAGAGGCTCCGGAACACTTGATGTATTTGAAAAAGCACTGATGCAGCATAACATTAAGCTATCTTCTCTTAATGTATTGCTATACTTGGGCAGCACAGAAAGTATTAAACTTTTTCTCACAAATTCCGATTGTATGGGAATTGTTTCCGTCCGATCCATTGGTCGTGAGCTTTTTGCCGGTCTGTTTCGGGTGATCGAGATTAAGGGAATGCCTATGATGCGTTCATTCTGCTTTACGCAGTTACAGGGGCAGGAGCCGGAAAGCGGCTTGCCACAGGTTTTTATGCAGTTTGCACATCATTATAGTAAAAAGTTATAG
- a CDS encoding DUF6621 family protein has translation MAEKIELAETVMLIDAAFLNFVITDMKNNFERMLGRTLQEVDVSLLMTYLALDASLIHGENEIQVLWVYDEQSSKLSFCQPSVLKEELNGVAFMNLFGEFSFVSVSSEGMVSREELFLDLLNIVVDSTDVKKIIVISFNEEYGDKVQQAMNKVADKEMIQFRMNEPATVVDYRWEMLAYPLMQALGIKGEELQ, from the coding sequence ATGGCAGAAAAGATAGAGTTGGCTGAAACGGTTATGCTGATTGATGCAGCATTTCTGAATTTTGTGATTACCGATATGAAAAATAATTTTGAACGCATGCTCGGGCGCACACTGCAAGAGGTGGATGTATCGCTGCTGATGACCTATTTGGCTTTAGATGCTTCGCTTATTCATGGGGAAAACGAGATACAAGTATTGTGGGTTTATGATGAACAGTCTTCCAAACTTTCCTTCTGCCAACCATCCGTATTAAAGGAAGAATTAAACGGTGTTGCTTTTATGAATCTGTTTGGTGAATTTTCTTTTGTGAGTGTGTCATCTGAGGGAATGGTTTCCCGAGAAGAATTATTTCTTGATTTGCTGAATATAGTTGTAGATTCGACTGACGTGAAAAAAATCATAGTAATTTCCTTTAATGAGGAATATGGTGACAAAGTGCAACAAGCGATGAATAAAGTGGCAGATAAAGAGATGATACAGTTTCGTATGAACGAGCCGGCAACGGTTGTAGACTATCGGTGGGAGATGCTTGCCTATCCGTTGATGCAGGCATTGGGTATTAAAGGTGAAGAGTTGCAATAA
- the clpB gene encoding ATP-dependent chaperone ClpB codes for MNFNNFTIKSQEALQEAMNVAQSHNHQAIETAHVLYGVMKVGENVTNFLFQKLGINGQQVSIVLDKQIESFPKVSGGEPYLSRETNEVFLNATQYSKEMGDEFVSLEHLILALLNVKSTVATILKDAGVTEKELRAAIDELRKGEKVTSQSSEDTYQSLEKYAINLNEAARNGKLDPVIGRDEEIRRVLQILSRRTKNNPILIGEPGTGKTAIVEGLAHRILRGDVPENLKNKQVYSLDMGALVAGAKYKGEFEERLKSVINEVKKSDGNIILFIDEIHTLVGAGKGEGAMDAANILKPALARGELRSIGATTLNEYQKYFEKDKALERRFQIVQVNEPDTLSTISILRGLKERYENHHKVRIQDDAIIAAVELSSRYITDRFLPDKAIDLMDEAAAKLRMEIDSVPEELDEISRKIKQLEIEREAIKREKDELKLQQLNKEIAELKEQESSFKAKWQSEKTLVNKIQQNKIEIENLKFEAEKAEREGDYGKVAEIRYGKLQALNKGIEETQEKLHTMQGGNAMIKEEVDAEDIADVVSRWTGIPVSKMLQSQKEKLLKLEEELHKRVIGQDEAIEAVADAVRRSRAGLQDPKRPIGSFIFLGTTGVGKTELAKALAEFLFDDESMMTRIDMSEYQEKHSVSRLVGAPPGYIGYDEGGQLTEAIRRKPYSVVLFDEIEKAHPDVFNILLQVLDDGRLTDNKGRVVNFKNTIIVMTSNLGSAYIQNQMERLNATNKEMLIEETKKEVMNLLKKTIRPEFLNRIDETIMFLPLTEKEIKQIVLLQINSVKKMLATNGVELQMTDDAVEYIAKAGYDPEFGARPVKRAIQHYLLNDLSKKLLTEEVDRNKPIVVDSFGQELVFRN; via the coding sequence ATGAACTTTAACAATTTTACGATCAAATCTCAGGAAGCATTGCAAGAGGCCATGAATGTGGCCCAAAGCCATAATCACCAAGCCATCGAAACAGCTCACGTATTGTATGGGGTAATGAAAGTGGGGGAAAACGTCACAAATTTTCTTTTTCAGAAATTAGGCATCAACGGGCAACAGGTATCTATTGTACTCGATAAGCAAATTGAATCTTTTCCAAAAGTATCGGGAGGAGAGCCATATCTGAGCAGGGAAACTAATGAAGTCTTTCTCAACGCAACACAGTATTCTAAAGAAATGGGCGACGAGTTTGTTTCATTAGAGCATTTGATACTTGCCCTGCTGAATGTAAAGAGCACGGTAGCTACTATTTTAAAAGATGCTGGCGTAACGGAAAAAGAGCTTCGTGCCGCCATAGATGAATTGAGAAAAGGAGAAAAAGTAACTTCACAATCTAGTGAAGATACATATCAAAGTTTAGAAAAATATGCTATCAACCTCAATGAAGCTGCACGAAACGGGAAGTTAGATCCCGTTATCGGGCGGGACGAGGAGATACGTCGTGTGTTGCAAATTCTAAGTAGACGAACCAAGAACAACCCTATTCTGATTGGAGAACCGGGTACCGGAAAAACGGCAATTGTAGAGGGACTAGCACACCGTATCCTGCGGGGAGATGTGCCCGAAAATCTAAAAAACAAGCAGGTTTATTCACTCGATATGGGCGCACTGGTGGCAGGAGCCAAATATAAAGGTGAATTCGAAGAGCGACTGAAATCAGTGATCAACGAGGTAAAGAAGTCCGATGGAAATATTATTCTTTTCATCGACGAGATTCATACCTTGGTGGGTGCGGGCAAGGGTGAAGGAGCCATGGATGCCGCCAATATTCTGAAGCCGGCATTAGCTCGTGGCGAACTGCGCTCTATCGGAGCCACCACACTAAACGAATATCAAAAATATTTCGAAAAAGATAAAGCGCTGGAACGTCGTTTTCAGATTGTGCAAGTAAATGAACCCGACACGCTGAGTACCATCTCCATTTTACGCGGGCTAAAAGAGCGGTACGAAAATCACCATAAAGTGCGTATTCAAGACGATGCGATTATTGCTGCCGTTGAATTAAGCAGTCGATACATTACTGACCGTTTTTTACCGGATAAAGCGATCGATTTGATGGACGAAGCTGCTGCCAAGCTACGTATGGAAATAGACTCTGTGCCCGAAGAGTTAGACGAGATTTCACGTAAAATCAAGCAATTGGAAATTGAACGTGAAGCTATTAAACGGGAAAAAGATGAATTGAAGTTACAGCAACTCAACAAAGAGATTGCCGAACTAAAAGAACAAGAAAGTTCTTTCAAGGCAAAGTGGCAAAGCGAGAAAACGTTGGTCAACAAGATTCAGCAAAACAAAATAGAAATTGAAAATTTGAAATTTGAAGCCGAGAAAGCAGAACGTGAAGGTGATTATGGTAAAGTAGCCGAAATTCGCTACGGGAAACTTCAGGCCCTAAACAAGGGGATTGAAGAAACCCAAGAAAAACTGCACACAATGCAGGGCGGAAATGCCATGATCAAAGAAGAAGTTGATGCTGAAGACATCGCCGACGTAGTATCACGCTGGACAGGAATCCCGGTAAGCAAAATGCTGCAAAGTCAGAAAGAGAAACTATTAAAACTCGAAGAAGAATTGCATAAACGCGTCATCGGACAAGATGAGGCTATAGAAGCCGTTGCAGATGCTGTACGGCGTAGTAGGGCCGGATTACAAGATCCAAAGCGTCCCATCGGTTCGTTTATTTTCCTCGGTACCACCGGTGTAGGCAAAACAGAACTAGCTAAAGCTTTGGCCGAGTTTTTGTTCGACGACGAATCCATGATGACCCGTATAGATATGAGCGAGTATCAGGAAAAACACAGCGTTTCGCGTTTAGTTGGAGCGCCTCCGGGATACATAGGATACGATGAAGGCGGACAGCTAACCGAAGCCATCCGCAGAAAGCCTTATTCCGTAGTGTTGTTTGATGAAATTGAAAAAGCGCATCCGGATGTGTTCAACATCTTGTTGCAAGTATTGGACGACGGACGTCTGACCGACAATAAAGGGCGAGTCGTAAACTTCAAAAATACCATTATCGTCATGACCTCCAACTTGGGTAGTGCTTATATTCAAAACCAGATGGAGCGACTGAATGCAACCAATAAAGAGATGCTTATTGAAGAGACAAAAAAAGAAGTGATGAACTTGCTCAAGAAAACAATTCGACCGGAATTTCTGAATCGTATCGACGAAACTATCATGTTTCTACCACTTACGGAAAAAGAAATCAAGCAAATAGTACTATTACAAATTAATAGTGTTAAAAAAATGCTTGCCACAAACGGAGTAGAATTACAAATGACCGATGACGCCGTTGAGTATATAGCTAAAGCCGGATATGATCCTGAATTCGGGGCACGCCCTGTCAAAAGAGCTATACAGCATTACCTGCTCAACGATTTATCTAAAAAACTATTGACAGAAGAAGTAGACCGTAACAAACCAATAGTGGTTGATTCGTTTGGCCAAGAATTGGTATTCAGGAATTAA
- a CDS encoding DUF5606 domain-containing protein, with translation MLKTILSISGKPGLYKLISKGKNMLIVESMSVDKKRVPVYGNEKVISLGDIAMYTEDAEVPLKKVLISIKEKENGGLASIDVKKAKAEELRDYLSLILPKFDRDRVYVTDIKKLISWYNILVTNGITDFDAEEKAQNDAE, from the coding sequence ATGTTGAAGACTATTTTGTCTATTTCCGGAAAACCTGGGTTATATAAACTTATTTCTAAAGGAAAGAATATGCTGATTGTGGAATCAATGTCAGTTGATAAAAAACGAGTTCCGGTTTACGGGAATGAGAAAGTTATTTCTTTGGGAGATATTGCAATGTATACGGAAGATGCAGAAGTTCCATTGAAGAAAGTGCTTATTTCTATCAAAGAGAAAGAGAATGGAGGTCTTGCTTCGATTGACGTGAAAAAGGCAAAAGCAGAAGAACTTCGTGATTATTTGTCTCTGATCCTTCCCAAATTTGATCGCGACAGAGTGTACGTAACGGATATTAAGAAGCTAATTTCATGGTATAATATACTTGTTACAAACGGAATTACAGATTTTGATGCTGAAGAAAAAGCACAAAATGACGCTGAATAA
- the coaE gene encoding dephospho-CoA kinase (Dephospho-CoA kinase (CoaE) performs the final step in coenzyme A biosynthesis.) has translation MIKIGITGGIGSGKSVVSHLFGIMGVPIYISDVEAKRLTAHDPVIRELLISLLGDEVYQDEKLNKALLASYLFANSVNMNVVNSIIHPRVKQDFLKWIDAHAVYEVVGMEAAILIEAGFAEEVDKIVMVYAPLEIRLQRAMLRDSSSREQIMKRIQMQMSDEIKMKRADFVIYNDGERPLMPQVASLIAKLQGKENP, from the coding sequence ATGATTAAGATTGGTATTACCGGTGGTATTGGTAGTGGGAAAAGCGTTGTTTCTCATCTGTTTGGAATTATGGGGGTTCCGATATATATATCTGATGTGGAGGCAAAACGACTGACAGCTCATGATCCGGTCATTCGTGAGTTGCTCATCTCATTACTTGGAGATGAGGTGTATCAGGATGAAAAGCTCAATAAGGCTTTATTGGCCTCTTATCTTTTTGCTAATTCTGTAAATATGAATGTGGTGAATAGCATTATTCATCCCAGAGTAAAGCAGGATTTTCTCAAGTGGATAGATGCACATGCTGTTTATGAAGTAGTGGGAATGGAAGCCGCGATATTAATTGAGGCGGGTTTTGCTGAGGAGGTGGATAAGATTGTGATGGTTTATGCTCCGCTTGAAATTCGTTTGCAGCGTGCAATGTTGAGAGATTCTTCTTCCCGTGAGCAAATTATGAAACGGATTCAAATGCAGATGAGCGATGAGATAAAAATGAAGAGAGCTGATTTTGTTATTTATAATGACGGAGAGAGGCCTTTAATGCCACAGGTGGCATCTCTTATTGCTAAATTACAAGGCAAAGAAAATCCCTAA
- a CDS encoding YbbR-like domain-containing protein yields MFGYRNIKCLYLKLIKKIKNFLLSQKSREFLIFLFFFFIASAFWLLQTLNNDYEAEFSIPVRLKGVSDNVMLTAEPPSEIKIRVKDKGTVLLNYMLGKSFFPINLNFSDYKSVNNWVKVHASDFEKQILSQLNVSTRLLSVKPDVLEYVYSTGKSKLVPVRLLGSVSPGRQYYVSDTIFSPDSVLVYAPSEILDTITAAYTQRLNLDHISDTLKCQAPIYRLHGAKFSPNSVELTLPVDIYTEKTLEVPIHGTNFPADKTLRTFPSKVQITFQVGLSSFHKITASDFVLNISYEELLHLNSDKYTLKLRNIPHGVSHVRIVPEQVDFLIEQISPSND; encoded by the coding sequence ATGTTCGGGTATCGGAACATAAAGTGTCTTTATTTAAAGTTGATAAAAAAGATTAAGAACTTTTTGCTCAGCCAAAAGAGTAGGGAGTTCTTAATTTTTTTGTTTTTTTTCTTCATCGCTAGTGCTTTCTGGTTACTTCAAACTCTGAATAATGATTATGAGGCAGAGTTTTCTATTCCTGTGAGATTGAAAGGTGTGTCGGACAACGTGATGCTTACTGCCGAACCTCCTTCTGAAATAAAAATCAGGGTAAAAGACAAAGGAACTGTATTATTAAACTACATGTTAGGAAAGAGTTTCTTTCCCATCAATCTTAATTTCTCTGATTACAAAAGTGTTAACAACTGGGTTAAGGTGCATGCCTCCGACTTCGAAAAACAAATACTCAGTCAGTTAAATGTCTCAACCCGCCTTCTTTCTGTGAAACCGGATGTTCTGGAATATGTTTATTCTACGGGAAAATCAAAACTTGTACCAGTAAGGCTACTGGGTTCGGTAAGTCCCGGTCGTCAATATTATGTTTCTGATACGATTTTTTCTCCCGATTCGGTATTAGTGTATGCTCCTAGTGAAATTCTGGATACTATTACAGCCGCTTATACGCAGCGTTTGAATTTGGATCACATTTCGGATACACTGAAATGTCAAGCTCCTATCTATCGATTGCATGGTGCCAAATTTAGTCCTAACTCGGTAGAACTCACGTTACCTGTAGATATTTATACGGAGAAAACTTTAGAGGTTCCAATTCATGGCACTAATTTTCCCGCGGATAAAACCTTGAGAACTTTTCCATCTAAAGTACAGATAACTTTTCAGGTAGGGTTAAGCTCCTTTCATAAAATAACGGCCAGTGATTTTGTATTGAACATATCTTATGAGGAATTACTTCACCTGAATTCAGATAAATATACGCTGAAGCTAAGAAATATTCCTCACGGTGTTTCTCATGTGAGAATAGTGCCGGAGCAAGTCGATTTTTTAATTGAGCAAATTTCTCCCTCTAATGATTAA
- the yajC gene encoding preprotein translocase subunit YajC translates to MNLLTVFLQGAAIGGGGSMMWIMLIAMFAIMYFFMIRPQNKKQKEIANFRKSLEVNQRVITAGGIHGKVKEINDDHVVIEIADNVKVKVDKNSIFASTTDATGRTASK, encoded by the coding sequence ATGAACTTATTAACCGTATTTTTGCAAGGAGCCGCGATAGGTGGTGGTGGCAGTATGATGTGGATTATGCTGATAGCTATGTTTGCTATTATGTACTTTTTTATGATTCGTCCGCAAAACAAGAAACAGAAGGAAATTGCAAACTTCCGTAAATCTCTTGAAGTGAATCAGAGAGTTATCACAGCTGGTGGAATACATGGTAAGGTGAAAGAGATAAATGACGACCATGTGGTTATTGAGATAGCTGATAATGTAAAGGTTAAGGTAGATAAGAATTCTATTTTTGCTTCTACTACTGATGCGACAGGCCGAACTGCAAGTAAATAA